The genomic stretch ACTTTAATTGTGTCAGTGTTACCATTTTGTGCAGCATTTTGAAGTTGAGCTGCGTAGATTTTGAATTGGTTAGAAGAGTTAGTAGCACCAGAAACAGTGTCTACTGCAGCAACGTCTTGTTTTTCAACAAGAGATTTGTTAAGTGCTGGGATGTATTCTTTTGGACCAGTACCAGATTTAGCTTTCATGTTTTTCTCGTAGTCAGCATCGTCTGATTTAAGTTTGCCGTCTTTGTCAACATAGTTGTAGTCAGATTTAGTGATTTTGCCATCTTTAACATCCATGCTGAATACTACACGGTAACCATGTGCGTAATTTTGTTCTTCAAGTTTATAAGTTCCATCTTCCATTTTAGCTAAGTTGTTGATGGAAATTGTAGTTGTATCAGCTTTTTGAGCTGCTTGGATTAATTGGTTAGCATAGTTGATGAAAGCGTCAGAAGAATGAGTTGCTCCTGAAACTACTTCTACAGATGCTGCAGATTGATTTTTAACTAAAGAATCGCTTAATTGTTTCAAGTATTCTTGAGGACCAGTTCCTACTTTATCTTTCATTGCTTTTTCGTAGTCTGCATCTTCAGATTTTAATTTGCCATCTTTGTTTTTGTAATCGTAGTTAGCTTTTGTAATTTTACCATCTTTAACTTCGATTGACATGAAACCTTTCCAGCCTTTGTCGTCGAAATTCTTTTCTTCTAATTTGTAAGTACCATCAGTCATAGTACCATCAGTTTTAGCTGTTTTCTTTGTTTCTGTTTGTTTTGTGTCTGTGCTCTTTTTGTCTTTGCTGCTGTCGTCACTGCTACCGCAACCTACTAGTAATAAACTTGAAGCCATTACCACGGTAATACCCATTGCTACTTTTTTCAATTTCATGTTTTGCTCCCACCTTTTGTTTTATTGATTAACTTTGTTTGTGATTTCGTGAACACAAACCGATAGTCTGCGAAAGCGATATCACTTTTACAATACAAATGATACCATCAGCGCCCGGTTTTGTCTACTGTAATTCTAAAGACATAATTCATCTAATTTTCAAAATAATGACTATTGGTATATATATAACAGTTAAAGCCAACCTTTTCTAGCAAAATAGCAAACAAAAATGTCTAACATCCTATGTTAAACAAGGACTTTTAGCCTGCTTAATTATGTAACATTTGCACAAAGTCCTATTTTTCAAATTTAGATTAGAATTGTTCTTT from Listeria monocytogenes ATCC 19117 encodes the following:
- the pplA gene encoding extracellular electron transfer flavoprotein PplA, encoding MKLKKVAMGITVVMASSLLLVGCGSSDDSSKDKKSTDTKQTETKKTAKTDGTMTDGTYKLEEKNFDDKGWKGFMSIEVKDGKITKANYDYKNKDGKLKSEDADYEKAMKDKVGTGPQEYLKQLSDSLVKNQSAASVEVVSGATHSSDAFINYANQLIQAAQKADTTTISINNLAKMEDGTYKLEEQNYAHGYRVVFSMDVKDGKITKSDYNYVDKDGKLKSDDADYEKNMKAKSGTGPKEYIPALNKSLVEKQDVAAVDTVSGATNSSNQFKIYAAQLQNAAQNGNTDTIKVYNLVEAE